DNA from Gephyromycinifex aptenodytis:
AGGCTGCGCACGAGTAGGGGACCACGACCCCGGTAGTGCCCAGGATGGAGAGTCCGCCCAGGATGCCCAGGCGCGGGTTCCAGGTCTTCTCGGCAATCTGCTGGCCGTTGTCGACAGACACTTCGACGAGCACGTCGGCGGCGGCACCGAGCCTGCTCGAAACCGCTTGCAGGTGCTCGGTGATGAAGCGCCGCGGCATCGGGTTGATCGCCGGTTCGCCCACCTCCAGCGGCAAACCCGGCAGCGTCACGGTTCCCACCCCGGGGCCTGCTGCGAAGCGAACCCCGCAACCGGCTGGGCCAGGGCGCACGGTGGCCCGGACGACGGCCATGTGGGTGACGTCAGGGTCGTCGCCGGCGTCCTTGGTGATAGCGGCCATCGCCCACCGGCCCTGCTCATCCTGGCCGGTGTCCTCGAAGGTCAACGCGAAGGCAGGGCTACGGCCTTTAGGCAGGTTGATCTGGACTGGGTCGGGGAACTCCCCGCTGAGCAGGGCAGTCCAGGCTGCGGTTGCGGCAGCGGTTGCGCAGGCGCCGGTAGTCCAGCCGGGGCGCAGACCGGTGTGTTCCAGCTGCGCGGTGCGTCCGCCGGCGGGGGCGGGCGGCGGCGTCGCTGGGGCATCAGACGGGGTGCTCACCTAGTTATGGTGTCACCCCGGGCTGATCGTCTCCCTGCGTGTGCCGAGCCTGCAGGCCTTTCGCGGCGCTCATCCTGGCGAAGCGCTCGCCGCAGGATCCTGGCCTCGGATGGCGATGAGATCCGGTGCTGGACAGTGTCTTCCCAGGAGGTGTCGGACCAGTTCACCTCCTCGTCGCCGGGCCCCGACACGGCTGTTCTCCCGGTCGTAATCCATTCATGTCCCAGCCCGGTGGAGACCGCCAGTGCGGCGGCAGTCTCCACCCTTGCGTTTACTTCTTGACAACAAGGTGGATGTCGCCCACGATGACGGCCATGACGGCTGCACGCTCCACACTGCCTCCTGGCCGGCGCGGGGCCGGCTCGCAAAGTGCCTTGCGAGAGGCCAACATGCACCGACTCCTGGGCGTCCTGCGTGAGAACGGGCCCAGTACCCAGACCGCTCTGGTGCGAGCTACCGGGCTGTCGGCGGCGACGGTGTCCAACCTCGTCCGGGACCTGGGTGAGCGCGAGGTGGTGCGGACATCGAACACCATCCGCTCCGGTCGGCGGGCGGTGCTGGTGGAACTGGGCGAACAGGCAGGGCGGAAGGTGGCCATCGGGGTCGATGTCGGACGCCGGCATATGCGGGTCATCGCCTGCACCGGTTCGCGCGAGATCCTCGCCGATGTAGAGCGGCCGTTGCCGACTGATCATCGCCCGCAGCAGACCGTGGACGCGGTCGCGGACACCTTGGCCGATGTGCTGCGCCGCGGCGGGCTGGCGCACGCCGACGTCGTCGGATGCGGGGTCGGGGTTCCCGCTCCGATCGATCGACGCACCGGGGAGGTCGGGCACGGCGCGGTGCTGCCGGAGTGGGTCGGGTTGGACCTGTCGAGAATCTTCGCAGACCGCCTGGACCTGCCCGTTCTCGTCGACAATGACGCTGACCTGGGCGCTATCGCCGAAACGACCTGGGGTCCGCACGTCGACGCCAACGACCTGCTCTTCGTCAAGGTCGCCTCCGGAGTCGGGGCAGGGCTGCTGCTGGATGGCAGGCTGCACCGCGGCTCGGTCGGGATGGCGGGAGAAATTGGTCACACCGCGGTGAGTGAGTACGGGCCGATCTGCCGCTGTGGAGCCCGCGGTTGTCTGGAGGCAGTGGCCTCGGTGCGGGCCATCCTGGAGGCAGTGGGGGCTGGTTCGGCACAGCCACCCACCGTTGAGGAGCTCATCGAACGCGCTAATCGCGGGGACTCTGCCACCGTCCGGGTCATCCAGGATGCCGGGTATGCCTTGGGCGGTGTGCTCGGCGGCGTGGCAAACCTTCTCGCGCCCGGCGTGATCGTCGTGGGCGGTCCGCTCACCCCGATCGGGGATCTGTTCCTGGAGCCTGTCCGCCGCGGGTTGGCCCGACATGCCGTGCCCACCATCGCCGAGGCGACCTCGATCGTGCTGTCCACGTTGGCAGGCAGGGCTGAGGCTTTGGGGGCCTGCACTCAGGTCCTGCGCAGCGTGCCCCAGGACTCGTGGCTGTGACGGGATTGGACCCTTGCTGTGTTTAACGCTTGACAACATAGGTTTCTGGGCCGTTCACTCTTTGAACAAGAAGTGCGCCACTGTCGTCGGACTTGAAGGAGAAGACAGATGTCTGACGAGCCACCCGTGCTAGAGATGCGGGGGATCACCAAGGAGTTTCCGGGGGTCAAAGCGCTGCAGGACGTCTTCCTGAACGTGCGGCGCAGCGAGGTCCACGCCATCTGCGGCGAAAACGGTGCCGGCAAGTCCACCCTCATGAAGGTGCTCTCGGGCGTCTACCCGTACGGCACCTACGCCGGTCAGATCTTCTACGACGGCCAGGAGTGCCGCTTCAGTGACATCAAGGCCAGCGAGGCCGCCGGGATCGTCATCATTCATCAGGAACTCGCGCTCATCCCGGAGTTGAGCATCGCCGAGAACATCTTCCTGGGCAATGAGAGCACCCGTCGCGGCGTCATCGACTGGGTCGAGACCAACCGCAAGGCTCGGGAGCTGCTCGAGCACGTCGGCCTGTCGGAGGCTCCCGAGACACCGGTGAAGAACATCGGCGTCGGTAAGCAGCAACTCGTGGAGATCGCCAAGGCTCTGGCCAAGAACGTGAAACTGCTCATTCTGGACGAGCCGACCGCGGCGTTGAATGAGACCGACTCGGCCCATCTGCTCGACCTCATCCGCGGGCTGCAGGCGCGCGGAATCACCTCGATCATCATCTCGCACAAGCTCAACGAGATCGCGGCCATCGCCGACCGGGTGACGATCATCCGCGACGGGCGTTCCATCGAGACCCTCGATGTGAGCAGCGGCGGGGTCGACGAGGATCGAATCATCCGCGGGATGGTCGGGCGGCCGATGGAGTCGCGCTTCCCGGAGCACACGCCCAAGATCGGCGAGACCTTTCTTGAAGTGAAGGACTGGACCGTCGAACACCCGAACATCCCGGGTCGTTTCGTATGCAAGGGCTCCACCTTCCATGTGCGCCGCGGTGAGATCGTCGGCTTCGCCGGCTTGATGGGTGCCGGACGCACTGAGCTGATGCGCTCGATTTTCGGTCGCTCGTACGGCATTTTCAGAGGCGGTACTTTGGTGATGAACGGTGAGCCGCTCGTGCTGCGGTCGGTGCCAGCGGCAATCGCGGCCGGTATCGGGTACGTCACCGAGGACCGCAAGAGCCTCGGTCTGAACCTTCTGGACGACATCAAGGTCACCACCACTTCCGCGGCCCTGGGCAAAATCGCCAAACGTCTCGTGGTCGACCGCCGCCAGGAGTACACGGCTGCCGAGGAGTACCGCACCTCACTGCGGATCAAAACTCCCAGCGTCGATGACGGCATCTCGACACTGTCCGGTGGCAATCAGCAGAAGGTCGTGCTGGCCAAGTGGTTGTTCACCGGGCCTGAACTGCTCATCCTGGACGAGCCGACCCGCGGCATCGACGTGGGAGCCAAGTACGAGATCTACGGCGTCATCCAGAAACTCGCCGATCAGGGCAAGGGCATCATCGTCGTCTCCTCGGAACTGCCGGAACTCATCGGCCTCTCCGACCGGATCTACACCATCTGTGAGGGGGCCATCACCGGCGAGTTCGCCCGTGAGCAGGCCGATCAAGAGACCCTCATGCGTCACATGACCACTACCTCGACGAGCCGCGCGACCGCGTAGGCCTGACAACACAAGGCAGACCATGAAGAACCTCAAGCAGATCTTCGGTGGAGACATCCGTCAGTTCGGGATGATCTTCGCGCTCGTCGCGCTCATCGCCTATTTCTGGATCAGGACCGACGGGCTCATGCTCAAACCCGTCAACGTCATCAACCTCTTCCAGGGCAACAGCTACATCCTCGTCATGGCGATCGGGATGGTGCTGGTCATCATCGCCGGACATATCGATCTGTCAGTGGGATCGGTGGCTGCAGCGGTCGGTATCTGTGTGGCGATCGCCATGCGCGACTGGGGGATCCCGTGGTGGGCCGGCATCCTGCTCGGTCTGTTGCTCGGCGCCCTGATCGGGGCTTGGCAGGGTTTCTGGGTGGCCTACGTCGGGATTCCCGCGTTCATCACCACCTTGGCCGGGATGCTCATCTTCCGCGGGGTGAACCAGTACGTGGGTAAGTCGCTGACCGTGCCGGTGCCGCGGGACTTCCAAGAGATCGGGCGCGGATACCTGCCCGAGGTGGGGCCGAACACCGGCTACAACAACCTCACCCTGCTGCTGGGCCTCGTCCTCATCGGCGCGATCATCTTCGGCACCCTGCGCAACCGGGCCAACCTGCGCAAGGTCGGCGCCGAGCTGCTCCCTGGTTGGGTGGTCGCGATCAAGCTCCTGCTCATCAGCGGGGCGCTGCTGGTAGCGACGCTGCTGTTCGCCTCCGGCCCCACCGGCACCTCGTTCCCGAAGTCAGGCATCATCCTGGCCGTCCTCGTTGTGCTCTACAGCTTCATCTCCTCGCGCACGATCATCGGCCGCCATGTGTATGCGGTCGGTGGCAACCGGCACGCGGCCGAGTTGTCCGGCGTGCGCAGCAAGCTGGTCAACTTCTTGGTGATGATGAACATGTCGATCCTGGCAGCCTTGGCCGGGATGATGTTCGTGGCCCGCTCGACCGCATCCGGTCCCTTTGACGGTGTCGGCTGGGAGCTCGACGCGATCGCGGCCGTCTTCATCGGTGGCGCGGCGGTCACCGGCGGTGTCGGTACGGTCGTCGGATCCATCACCGGTGGCCTCGTCATGGCCGTCCTGAACAACGGCCTACAGCTGCTGGGGGTAGGCGCTGACCAAACCCAGATCATCAAAGGTCTGGTGTTGCTGATCGCAGTCGCCTTCGACGTCTTCAACAAGAAGCAGGGCAAGCCCTCGATCATCGGCCTGCTGATGCGCAATCACGGCTCGCAGGACACGGTTGCCCGGGCCGGTCTTGATCCAGTGGCACCGCCCCCACCGGCCGCGGACCGCGGCGGTTCGACGGCGGCACCGTTCTCCAACTGAGCAGGAGCTCGCCGGCCGGGCGAGCTTCCAGGCACGAATCCCATTCCGACTGCGACGACGCAGCGGGACCGACAGAAAGAAGAACCACCATGGCTAGGACCACTACCACCGTTGTCGCGTTGGCGGCGGCTTCGATCCTCGCCCTTACGGGTTGTGGCCGAGGCGATACCTCCGGGGGCGCGGGGGCGAACCCGTCGGCCGGCGGCGATGCCAGCGCCGCCCAAGGCTTCCCTGCTGATTCTCTTATCGGTGTTGCGTTGCCGCAGAAGACCTCCGAGAACTGGGTGCTGGCCGAGGGACTGTTCAACAAGGGGCTGGCGGATGCAGGTTTCAAAGCGGACGTGCAGTTCGCCAACGCCGGCGTCTCCGAGCAGCAGAACCAGATCCAGTCGATGGTGACCAAGGGCGCCAAGGTCATCGTCGTCGGCGCCATCGACGGCAGCCAGCTCGGAACGCAGCTGCAGGCCGCCAAGGATTCCGGCGCCACGGTCATCGCCTACGACCGCCTGGTGAAGAACACCGACGCCGTCGACTACTACGTCGCCTACGACAACTTCAAGGTCGGTGAACTTCAGGGCCAGGCGCTGCTGGAGGGCATGGAAGCCAAGAAGCCCAACGGTCCGTACAATATCGAGCTCTTCGCCGGTTCGCCGGACGACGCCAACAGCAAGGTGTTCTTCGACGGTGCGATGAGTGTGTTGCAGCCCAAGATCGACGACGGCACCCTGAAGGTGGTCTCTGGCCAGAAGGACTTCAACCAGGTCGTCACCCAGGGTTGGAAGGCCGAGAACGCCCAGAAGCGCATGGATACCCTGCTGTCCAGCAACTACTCCAGCGCGCAACTCGACGGCGTGCTGTCCCCGAACGACACTCTGGGGCGGGCCATCATCACCTCGGTGAAGCAGGCCGGCAAGCCGGTCCCAGTCGTCACCGGTCAGGACTCCGAGGTCGAGTCGGTCAAGTCGATCATGGCCGGTGAGCAGTACTCCACGATCAACAAGGACACCCGCAACCTAGTCAGTGAGACCATCAACATGGTCAAGGACCTGCAGGCAGGTAAGGAAGCCAAGGTCACCGACGCCGAGAGCTACAACAACGGCAACAAGGTCGTTCCGGCCAACCTGCTCGAGCCGGTCATCGTCACCAAGGAGAACGCGAAGGAGTCCTACAAGGACGACCCGACGCTGAGCAAGATCACCCAGTAATCACCGCCCGCCGGCCGACGTCCGGCGAGTGAGCACGACCTGCGCGGCCCCGGCCCTCATCGCCGGGGCCGCGCAGTGCAGATATGAGTATTACCGCTGCGGGCGGCACCAGCCTCACCAGCACTGCGTTCGGGCTTTCGTTGCCGGCAGGGCCGAAAAGGTCGGCGTAATGCGTTTGCAGCGAGTGCGAACAGTCGTTGCCCGCGTGCCGTCAGCCACAGGTCACCGCTGTTTCCGGGTCGGGGATGACTGCTCGATAGCCGGTACCGGATGTGACCTTGCCGCCAGCGGTGCCATGAAACTCACAGGGCGTCTGGATCTGGTTCGGCCGTTGCAGGCCAATAGGCAATTTAGGTCCATCGCTGCGGCAGCGCGCTGAGGTATGCGAGAGACAGAGGTGAATTCGCAGGCAGAACGTGGACACTGAGTACATGCCCACCACGCAACGGATGTCGCACGAACCCCGCAGAGTGCTGCTGCTCGGAGGCACTATCGAAGGGCGACGACTGGCTGGAGCGTTGTCCGAAATGGCCGACGTCGACGTGACGACCTCCCTGGCCGGGCGGGTCAGCGATCCAGCGAAGCTACCCGGTCCGGTGCGAGTCGGCGGGTTCGGCGGAGTCAACGGGCTCATGGCGCACCTACTTGCGGACAAGATCGACGCGGTCATCGATGCCACTCACCCGTTCGCGGCCGAGATGACCCACAACGCGGCTAAGGCGTGCTCGGTGCTCGGGGTGCCGCTGGTGCGGGTCGACCGGCCTGCCTGGACGCAGCGTCCGGCCGACCGGTGGCATGAAGTCGACACCGTCGCAGAGGCCGCAGCGACCGCCGACCGGCTCGGCAGCCGGCTGTTCGTCACCACCGGGCGCCAGGAAGCCTCAGCCTTTGCCGAGGTCCGCGCCTACTGCCTGCTGCGCAGCGTCGAACCCCCCGAGCCCCCGCTACCGGCCAACCACGAAATCCTCCTGGACAAGGGCCCGTTCGCGGTAGCTGAGGAACTGGCGTTGCTCAAAGCCAAGGCCATCGACGTCATCGTGACCAAGAACAGCGGCGGCGGCGCCACCATCGCAAAGATCTGGGCCGCCCGGGAACTGGGCCTACCAGTCGTCATCGTGCGCCGCCCCCCGCTACCCGAAGGGCTCACCTGCGTCCCCGACCCCGAGGGCGCGATCGAGTGGGTACATGAGCTGATCGCGGCCGCTCCCGGGGCCTGAGCCGGCACGGCCCGCCGCCGGCAGGAGCAGGCCATGCGGCAGCTCATCAGGGCGCCGAGCACGGCATTCGGCTGAGCGGCACCCCGGCTGAGCCCGCGCACGCAACCGGGGCAGGATGGGGGCCGGAGTACGCCCGGATACGGGCGTTGCCTGCGATGCGAGAGGGTGAGTCGATGAGTCGCACGCGGCTCGGCATCAGAGTGGGGGGGTCGGCCCCGCAGCTCAACCACCCCAGGCTCCGGCACGGTTTCGGTGCGGGGCGGCCTCGGCCGCGGGCACACTCCCACCAGCCCGGCGGCCGGGCACCTCACCGGCGCCGAACAACGAGCCGATGCCCATCGCGACGAGGCAGGAATCCGAAATGAGTGAGGCACCCCGCATCATCGTTCTGGGATACGACGGCGCACCCACCCCTACCGAACGCGCCTTGGTGGCCGCGGCAGATGTCGTGGTCGGCGATAAACGACACCTGGATGCCTTCGCCGTGCCGCCGGTGGCTCGCTTCACCCTGGGGCCGTTGCAACCGGCTCTTGAGCGTCTCACTGGGCTCGCCGAGCATGAGCGTGCAGTCATCCTCGACAGTGGCGACCCGGCCTTGTTCGGCATCGTGCGCCGACTGCGCAGCGCGGGCCTGCAACCCATGGTGCGCCCGCGGGCGAATGCCGTCGCCACCGCCTTCGGGCGGCTTGGTCTGCCCTGGGAGGAGGCCCACATCGTCTCCGCCTGCGGCAGCGAGTTGCGCCGGGCGATCAACGTGGTCCGTGCGCACGCCATGGTCGGGGTGATGACCGGGCCCGGCGCAGGAATCTTCGAGATCGCCTATGCACTGCGACCGTTCTGGCCGCGTGACCTCGTGCTCGCCGAACGCCTGGGCGAAGCCGACGAGCGCGTCCGCCGGCTGAGCATCGAGGAGGCATTGGCGCTGGACCTGGACGACGTGCGCGAACCGAACGTGGTGCTCGCGCTTGCCCCCGAGGGCGAAGAGCCGGTCCCGGAGAACCCGGCTACTCAGAGTCCCTGGCGGCTGGGTGCGCCCGCGGTGAGCGAACCCGCATGGCATGAGGTGGGACTGGTGGATAACCACCTCGGTTCCCTGATCGCCGGTGCGCTCGCAGTAGGCCCCGGCGACCTGGCCCTGCTCGGTGGATGGGGGCTGGCCGCGCCGTTCGCGCAGGTGCCGTGCACCGGAGCCGCCGCCTTGGCCTGGTCCTGGCCGCGGCGCTGGGACGAAGACTCCGAGCTCCTGCTCGACCCCGACGCGCTCTACGTCGGTCTGGTGGGTGTCGGCGACGTCGAAGCCAACATCACCCTGCTGGCCCAGGCCATCGCCACCGCGCCGCGGCTGCGGACCATCGCGGTCACCCTCGACGGGGCCCCCGCGGCTGAGCGACTGGCGCAGGCGGTGCCCCAGCGCGCGTGGACCATGTTGCGCGTCCACCCGTGTGAACCGATCGGCCCTGGCGCCCAACGAGCCTGGGGTGAACCCGGCGACGCGCCACACGCTCAGAACTCCGGCGAGGCCGACCTACCCCCGGAAGTGCTGGCAGCCCTCGCCGACCTGGAACCGAACGACCTGCGGCTCCTTGTCGCCGGACCACCCCTCGACCCCGACCCGGCAGCGCCTGCCGCGGCCCAGCCAGGAGCGCAGCAATGAGTCTTCACACGTATGACGGCAGCGACCTACGGCTGGGGCACCTCACCGACACCGCGGCGGGTCGCGAACGCGCTGACCGGATCGATGCCGCACTGGGGGTCACCAGCGAACGTTTCGAGGGGTCCGCAGCCAGCGGACTGCCGGCCGCTTGGACCGACTGCGATGTCATCCTCAGCCACCTCGGGGCCAGCGTCACGATGCGGCTCATCGCGCCGCTGCTGCGCACCGCGGCCGAGGACCCTGGGGTCGTGGTGCTCGATCATGGTGGCCACTTCGTCATCGCGTTACTCCAGGGACGGCTGCGCAGCGCTGACCGGGTCGCGGCTGCGGTTGCGGAGGCGATCGGCGCCCAGGCCGTGCTCACCACCAGCACTGACTCCCTGGGCTACCCGGCGCTGGACGCGCTGGGCTGGCCGTTCGTCGGTGATGCCGCCACCGTGACCCGGGCTTTGCTGCAGGGAGCGCCGGTCGACATCGACAACCCCGCAGGTTGGCCGTTGCCGGAGTTGCCCGAAAACGCAGCACCGGCGGCCCCCGATGCTGCCGGCCGCGTCCTGGTCACAGATATGGACCCGCGGATAGTGATGTCCGGGATGTTGCCGACGGTGGTGCTGTCGCCACCGAGTCTGGTGGTGGGGATGGGCTGCCACCGGGGAACACCACTGCCGGAGCTACGCGCCCATCTGGACTCGGTGCTGCAGGAGAACCTGCTGGCCCGCGCCAGCATCAGCGCACTCGTCACCGCAGAGGCCAAAGCTGACGAGGACGGGCTGATCGCCCTGGCCGAGGAGCTCGGGGTTGGGCTGCACACCTTCGCCGCCGAGCAGCTGGCGACCGCGCAGGTACCCACACCCAGCGCCACCGTGCAGGCCGAGGTCGGCACGCCCAGCGTGGCCGAAGCCTCGGTGGTGCTGGCCGGAGCCCGACTCATCGTCCCCAAACAGAAGACGAACCGATCCACGGTCGCGATCGGGCGACGCAGGCCGCGGGGACGGCTCAGCATCGTCGGGTTGGGGCCGGGGGCCCGCGACCTGCGCACGCCGCGGGCACGAGCGGTCATCACCAAGGCCGATGTCGTCCTCGGCGACAGCGGCCACGTCGATCAGGTACGCGGGTTGCTACGCCCTGGGACGCGGGTCTTCGCTGCCGACACCGACGCCGCGCAAGAGCGCGCACACACCGCGCTGGAGCATGCCCGCGCTGGACACACCGTCGCGCTCATCTGCCCCGGTGACCCGGGGAAGTCCTCCATCGCCGGTTCCACTCTGCAGGTGGCGGCCCAGGAGATGGAGCACGGCCACGACCCGGTGCGCATCGACGTGGTGCCGGGCGTCACCGCGGGCTCGGCCGGTAGCGCCATCCTCGGGGCGGCGCTGGGACAGGACCACGTCACCCTGTCGCTTTCCGATGTGCACGCCCACTGGCCGGTGATCGAACGCCGAGTTCGCGCTGCGGCAGCAGGTGATCTCGTCACCGTGCTGTACAACTCCGGCAGCCACACCTGCACCTGGCAGCTGGCCAAGGTGCTGGGGATCATGGCGGCGCACCGGCCCGCAAGCACGCCCGTCGCGCTCGTCCAAGACCCCAGCCTGCCGCAGCAGCATGTGGTGACCAGCACTCTTGCCGAGTTCGACGGCGAAGGGGCGGCGCTTTTCGAGGTCGTCATCATCGGCTCCTCGACGACGCGCTACCTCGACTCGGGGATCCTGGGCCGCGCCGGGTCGAACAGGCAGGCCATGGTCACCCCGTGCGACGACACCTGGACATGGCAGTGAACAGGGCGGTTGCCGGCCTTGGGCGCCTCAGGCCGTCCGGCGGGGCACGTCGGGGCTGCGCTGCAGAAGCTGTCTGCCGAAGGAGGGGTTGCTGAGCCTCTGCCCGACTACCCAGGGCGTCGGTCTGCTGCCGGCCGATCTGCGAGCTGTGGAGTCTCGCCGGCGCGCTCCAACCCCAGAGCCCCGCGGAACGGCTCGTCCGCGCTGCGGCCTGGACCTGGCTACCCTGAACCGACGATCCCGCGAAGGAGAACTGAGAACCGTGACTGTGCATTTCATCGGCGCCGGGCCGGGCGACCCCGAACTCATCACGGTCAAGGCGCTGCGGCTCATCGAGACCAGCCCGGTGTGTTTGTACGCCGGCGCTCTGGTGCCGGGGGAGATCATCGCGCACTGCCCGGCCGGGGCGCGACTGGTCGACACCGCTGACATGGATCTGGACGCGATCATCGCTGAGATGGCCGACGCCCATGCCCGGGGGCAGGACGTCGCCCGGTTGCAGTCGGGGGATCTGTCGGTGTTCTCGGCGGTCAGCGAGCAGATCAGACGCCTGGAAGCGCTTGGTATCCCGTACACGATGACGCCGGGTGTGCCGGCCTACGCGGCTGCAGCGGCGGCGCTGGGGCAGGAACTGACGGTGCCCACCGTCGGGCAGACCGTTGTGCTCACCCGCGCCGCCCGAAACGCGACCGCGATGCCGCCGGGGGAGGAGCTGGAGTCCCTGGCCCGCACCGGGGCGCTGCTCGTGCTGCACCTGGCCACCAACCTCGTTGAGCAGGTCGTCGACACCCTCGTTCCGCACTACGGGCCGGGCTGCCCGGCCGCGGTGGTGGCGATGGCCAGCCGCCCGGACGAGGTCGTCGTGCGGACGACGCTGGCCGACCTGGCCAGCCAAGTCCGGGGGCGCGGCATCCGGCGGACCGCGCTGCTGTTTGTAGGCCAAGTGCTGCTCGCAGGCGATTTCGCTGACAGCCATCTGTACTCGGCAGCTTGCGCGGCAGCCCGCCGCGCCGACCCGTTGCCCGCGCCGCTTCCAGGCGGCCCCGCCGGCACAGAGCGCCTCGACAGCATTGCGCGCACCGACAGCGGCGACGAGACGGCGCTGACCGGAGATTGACGGGTCTGTCGGGGACACCCGGGACCCCCAGGGCTCTCGGCAGGGCTGTTTCGGCGATCTGGCGGAGCCGCGCCCGCGTCGCCCCCAGCCGAGGAAACGGGCCCCAGCAGGCATAACGCCTCGGGGCCCGTTTCGTCCACACACCGCCTCGACCGCGCTCGTCGATCGGTCAGCGATGCTCCCTGCTCAGTCGGCAGTCTCGGGGTAGCGGCGCGGGGTCCACACCACGTATTCCCTGGATGCCGAATCCTGCAGTGAAGTCGCTTCGTCGCTGCTCGTGCGTACCCCGACCGAGTTCGCCCCTGCGTGGCGCTCATCGACCCTGGTCTGGCTGGAGCCGATGAGGATCAGGGTGCGCATGTCGATCAGCGCCGGGTCAAGATCGCCCAGGCAGGTCAGCAGCACTCGCTCACCCTGCGGGTCTCCGATGGCGCGGGCCAACACCACCGGGGTCTTCGGGTCGCGCACGGTGAGCAGGTCCTCCTTGAGGC
Protein-coding regions in this window:
- a CDS encoding ROK family transcriptional regulator, with amino-acid sequence MTAARSTLPPGRRGAGSQSALREANMHRLLGVLRENGPSTQTALVRATGLSAATVSNLVRDLGEREVVRTSNTIRSGRRAVLVELGEQAGRKVAIGVDVGRRHMRVIACTGSREILADVERPLPTDHRPQQTVDAVADTLADVLRRGGLAHADVVGCGVGVPAPIDRRTGEVGHGAVLPEWVGLDLSRIFADRLDLPVLVDNDADLGAIAETTWGPHVDANDLLFVKVASGVGAGLLLDGRLHRGSVGMAGEIGHTAVSEYGPICRCGARGCLEAVASVRAILEAVGAGSAQPPTVEELIERANRGDSATVRVIQDAGYALGGVLGGVANLLAPGVIVVGGPLTPIGDLFLEPVRRGLARHAVPTIAEATSIVLSTLAGRAEALGACTQVLRSVPQDSWL
- the cbiE gene encoding precorrin-6y C5,15-methyltransferase (decarboxylating) subunit CbiE, yielding MSEAPRIIVLGYDGAPTPTERALVAAADVVVGDKRHLDAFAVPPVARFTLGPLQPALERLTGLAEHERAVILDSGDPALFGIVRRLRSAGLQPMVRPRANAVATAFGRLGLPWEEAHIVSACGSELRRAINVVRAHAMVGVMTGPGAGIFEIAYALRPFWPRDLVLAERLGEADERVRRLSIEEALALDLDDVREPNVVLALAPEGEEPVPENPATQSPWRLGAPAVSEPAWHEVGLVDNHLGSLIAGALAVGPGDLALLGGWGLAAPFAQVPCTGAAALAWSWPRRWDEDSELLLDPDALYVGLVGVGDVEANITLLAQAIATAPRLRTIAVTLDGAPAAERLAQAVPQRAWTMLRVHPCEPIGPGAQRAWGEPGDAPHAQNSGEADLPPEVLAALADLEPNDLRLLVAGPPLDPDPAAPAAAQPGAQQ
- a CDS encoding cobalt-precorrin-5B (C(1))-methyltransferase, which encodes MSTPSDAPATPPPAPAGGRTAQLEHTGLRPGWTTGACATAAATAAWTALLSGEFPDPVQINLPKGRSPAFALTFEDTGQDEQGRWAMAAITKDAGDDPDVTHMAVVRATVRPGPAGCGVRFAAGPGVGTVTLPGLPLEVGEPAINPMPRRFITEHLQAVSSRLGAAADVLVEVSVDNGQQIAEKTWNPRLGILGGLSILGTTGVVVPYSCAAWIDSIHRGIDVARAMGHTHVAGCTGSTSEKVVLAEYDLPETSLLDMGDFAGAVLKHLRRHPVDRLTICGGFAKLSKLAAGHLDLHSGRSQVDLSLLANLAISAGADEELAGAIRNGNTGLEALRTAQAAGIALGDAVALEARSVALATLKGAPVCVDVICIDRAGAVVGRCAPAA
- the mmsB gene encoding multiple monosaccharide ABC transporter permease, whose product is MKNLKQIFGGDIRQFGMIFALVALIAYFWIRTDGLMLKPVNVINLFQGNSYILVMAIGMVLVIIAGHIDLSVGSVAAAVGICVAIAMRDWGIPWWAGILLGLLLGALIGAWQGFWVAYVGIPAFITTLAGMLIFRGVNQYVGKSLTVPVPRDFQEIGRGYLPEVGPNTGYNNLTLLLGLVLIGAIIFGTLRNRANLRKVGAELLPGWVVAIKLLLISGALLVATLLFASGPTGTSFPKSGIILAVLVVLYSFISSRTIIGRHVYAVGGNRHAAELSGVRSKLVNFLVMMNMSILAALAGMMFVARSTASGPFDGVGWELDAIAAVFIGGAAVTGGVGTVVGSITGGLVMAVLNNGLQLLGVGADQTQIIKGLVLLIAVAFDVFNKKQGKPSIIGLLMRNHGSQDTVARAGLDPVAPPPPAADRGGSTAAPFSN
- the mmsA gene encoding multiple monosaccharide ABC transporter ATP-binding protein, whose protein sequence is MSDEPPVLEMRGITKEFPGVKALQDVFLNVRRSEVHAICGENGAGKSTLMKVLSGVYPYGTYAGQIFYDGQECRFSDIKASEAAGIVIIHQELALIPELSIAENIFLGNESTRRGVIDWVETNRKARELLEHVGLSEAPETPVKNIGVGKQQLVEIAKALAKNVKLLILDEPTAALNETDSAHLLDLIRGLQARGITSIIISHKLNEIAAIADRVTIIRDGRSIETLDVSSGGVDEDRIIRGMVGRPMESRFPEHTPKIGETFLEVKDWTVEHPNIPGRFVCKGSTFHVRRGEIVGFAGLMGAGRTELMRSIFGRSYGIFRGGTLVMNGEPLVLRSVPAAIAAGIGYVTEDRKSLGLNLLDDIKVTTTSAALGKIAKRLVVDRRQEYTAAEEYRTSLRIKTPSVDDGISTLSGGNQQKVVLAKWLFTGPELLILDEPTRGIDVGAKYEIYGVIQKLADQGKGIIVVSSELPELIGLSDRIYTICEGAITGEFAREQADQETLMRHMTTTSTSRATA
- a CDS encoding substrate-binding domain-containing protein, producing the protein MARTTTTVVALAAASILALTGCGRGDTSGGAGANPSAGGDASAAQGFPADSLIGVALPQKTSENWVLAEGLFNKGLADAGFKADVQFANAGVSEQQNQIQSMVTKGAKVIVVGAIDGSQLGTQLQAAKDSGATVIAYDRLVKNTDAVDYYVAYDNFKVGELQGQALLEGMEAKKPNGPYNIELFAGSPDDANSKVFFDGAMSVLQPKIDDGTLKVVSGQKDFNQVVTQGWKAENAQKRMDTLLSSNYSSAQLDGVLSPNDTLGRAIITSVKQAGKPVPVVTGQDSEVESVKSIMAGEQYSTINKDTRNLVSETINMVKDLQAGKEAKVTDAESYNNGNKVVPANLLEPVIVTKENAKESYKDDPTLSKITQ
- a CDS encoding cobalt-precorrin-6A reductase, coding for MPTTQRMSHEPRRVLLLGGTIEGRRLAGALSEMADVDVTTSLAGRVSDPAKLPGPVRVGGFGGVNGLMAHLLADKIDAVIDATHPFAAEMTHNAAKACSVLGVPLVRVDRPAWTQRPADRWHEVDTVAEAAATADRLGSRLFVTTGRQEASAFAEVRAYCLLRSVEPPEPPLPANHEILLDKGPFAVAEELALLKAKAIDVIVTKNSGGGATIAKIWAARELGLPVVIVRRPPLPEGLTCVPDPEGAIEWVHELIAAAPGA